Proteins from one Nostoc sp. C052 genomic window:
- a CDS encoding GIY-YIG nuclease family protein produces the protein MNLDDIATIVYQPKNDHEPGFIYLMEAEGYHGLIPGCYLRRCKIGLSRNPEARLDNFHRNQPPCNVKILKTIYVEDMADVEGELHQQFSQYNVELIKSQEWFDFNPVQFLMVNWEFEKRSLHVFSISDLPIKLIIFSMIGVLSLGAIAGTKLGFSHKPDSQLNQARCKT, from the coding sequence ATGAACTTAGATGATATTGCGACAATTGTCTATCAACCAAAAAATGACCATGAGCCAGGATTTATATATTTAATGGAAGCAGAGGGTTATCACGGGCTAATTCCTGGTTGTTACCTCCGTCGTTGCAAAATTGGGTTATCTCGTAATCCCGAAGCTCGACTTGATAACTTTCATAGGAATCAACCACCTTGCAACGTGAAGATTCTCAAAACTATTTATGTAGAGGATATGGCAGATGTAGAAGGGGAATTACATCAACAATTTAGCCAATACAATGTTGAGTTAATCAAAAGCCAAGAATGGTTTGATTTTAATCCAGTGCAATTTCTGATGGTTAACTGGGAATTTGAAAAGCGATCGCTACACGTCTTTAGTATTAGTGACTTGCCAATTAAGCTAATCATTTTCAGCATGATCGGGGTTTTGTCCCTTGGGGCGATCGCTGGAACTAAGTTAGGTTTTTCTCATAAGCCAGACAGCCAACTTAATCAAGCAAGATGCAAAACATAA
- a CDS encoding protelomerase family protein — protein sequence MSKAVQEQVEQLFEAVKDLQSLEEIKPHCENFNEWINTNTTYSIKSLGTVLSRAGFYKKFKSIPLEQGKNADSEPKHDAQGNVTGNELKHYVLLLCGLDKSHWEERNKSTRVSDRLENGQEISPDEYLEVTGKLLESQDLHEVAVGLIAATGRRPHEILARAKFAAVEGQSYQVMFTGQGKKRGDKPVFPIATLYPASYVIERLNWLRKEPTTKALLAEVANENSTDLSAQNRAIDSRRNGSLNRVVRGYFGDKGDKTPILNFRHGEEQDNCKALRAAYLALATERDCQGSTGSKMLHAARLAGHFVKDAPTDRDLQNLVTTLGYADYYLTKPVGFPDAPSKEKLSNVRVSSRDLEAIRHLQEELNLPNQQSAITYLLESFKNRLDTAKQLQSAQQKLAQLETEIKELRQTNNQLEDINNQLDIANKQLQQEKAAMETTTQQPQTVTLNVTELDSWLEKKVIEVVNKVTLGQGIAPAAKSIPAKVAPIKEEIDWQAKTDAEVWGSKATLAAVEKIRRSYQAICLYNDTVATGDSDRLAVTNQALRDLSGCNGLVIRDWIESHKDEVISHNAKFGMENKKDPSNPASYANKGKDTDKILLLINEEFLSGEGFKSGRN from the coding sequence ATGTCTAAAGCAGTTCAGGAACAAGTAGAGCAACTTTTTGAAGCGGTCAAGGATTTGCAAAGCCTTGAAGAGATCAAGCCACACTGCGAAAATTTTAACGAGTGGATAAATACCAACACTACTTACAGCATTAAAAGTTTAGGCACTGTGTTGAGTCGTGCTGGCTTCTATAAAAAATTCAAGTCAATTCCTCTAGAACAGGGCAAGAATGCTGACTCTGAACCAAAACACGATGCTCAAGGTAACGTTACAGGAAACGAGTTAAAGCACTATGTTTTATTGCTGTGTGGTCTGGATAAAAGCCATTGGGAAGAGAGAAACAAGTCTACACGAGTAAGCGATCGCCTCGAAAATGGTCAGGAAATTAGCCCAGATGAATATTTAGAGGTAACAGGTAAGCTGCTAGAATCCCAAGATTTGCATGAAGTAGCAGTAGGGTTGATTGCTGCTACTGGTCGCCGCCCCCATGAAATTCTCGCTCGTGCTAAGTTTGCGGCTGTTGAGGGTCAAAGCTATCAGGTAATGTTCACTGGTCAAGGTAAAAAACGGGGAGATAAGCCAGTATTCCCCATCGCTACCCTCTACCCTGCTAGTTACGTCATTGAGCGATTGAACTGGTTAAGAAAGGAGCCAACAACTAAAGCACTTTTGGCAGAGGTGGCTAACGAGAATTCTACAGACCTTTCAGCCCAAAATCGTGCTATTGATAGTCGCCGCAATGGTTCGCTTAATCGGGTAGTTCGTGGTTATTTCGGGGATAAGGGAGATAAAACCCCAATTCTAAATTTTCGACACGGGGAAGAACAAGACAACTGCAAAGCATTACGAGCCGCATATTTAGCACTGGCTACAGAAAGAGATTGCCAGGGTTCAACGGGTTCTAAAATGCTACACGCCGCTAGGTTAGCCGGTCACTTTGTTAAGGATGCTCCCACTGACCGAGATTTACAAAATCTTGTAACCACTTTGGGGTATGCCGATTACTACCTTACAAAGCCTGTAGGGTTCCCAGATGCTCCATCAAAAGAAAAACTTTCAAATGTTCGGGTTAGTTCAAGAGATTTAGAAGCTATTCGCCACTTGCAAGAGGAGTTAAATCTACCCAATCAGCAATCAGCTATTACCTATTTGCTTGAGTCATTTAAAAATCGGTTGGATACTGCAAAGCAATTACAGTCAGCACAGCAAAAATTAGCCCAATTAGAAACAGAGATTAAAGAGTTACGCCAAACTAATAACCAGTTAGAAGACATTAATAACCAATTAGATATAGCCAACAAACAATTACAACAGGAGAAAGCAGCTATGGAAACCACAACACAGCAACCCCAAACAGTTACTCTAAATGTCACCGAGTTAGATTCTTGGCTAGAGAAAAAAGTTATTGAGGTGGTGAACAAGGTAACTCTTGGGCAAGGTATCGCCCCCGCCGCCAAGTCTATCCCTGCCAAGGTTGCACCCATCAAGGAAGAGATTGACTGGCAAGCCAAGACTGATGCTGAGGTGTGGGGGAGCAAAGCAACCTTAGCAGCTGTAGAAAAAATTCGTAGGTCTTATCAGGCTATCTGTTTATATAACGATACTGTGGCGACTGGAGACAGCGATCGCTTGGCAGTGACTAACCAAGCACTCAGGGATTTATCGGGCTGTAATGGCTTGGTGATACGCGATTGGATTGAGAGCCATAAGGATGAAGTGATTAGCCATAACGCGAAATTCGGTATGGAGAACAAGAAAGACCCCAGTAACCCTGCCAGCTATGCCAACAAGGGCAAGGACACAGATAAAATTCTGTTGTTGATAAATGAAGAATTTCTAAGTGGTGAAGGCTTTAAGTCAGGGAGAAATTAA